A window of Globicephala melas chromosome 2, mGloMel1.2, whole genome shotgun sequence genomic DNA:
TAGGAAATTGCACACACATAAATTTTACATCGAAAGAAAGCCttgtaaacaaatattgaactctagTTAATACATGCATGCTGCAGTATCTAAGGGGAAGTGTAATTATATTTGAAGTCTACCTTGAAATATACCCCCCAAAAGATGGACGGATAGATGCATGGATAGGTATCTGATTAAGCAAGTATAGTAACATGCTAGTGGTGAAATTGAGTTGTTGAGTGTATGGGTGCTCACTATAAATTCTTTTTAGACTTTGCTGTAtgttgaaaattttcatttaaaacattggGGAAAATGCATACATGTGTTTGCCAACAgaaatgtacaagaatgttcatagcagcataatggCTTCAAACTGAAAACAACGCAATGCCCATCAGCagtaaaataaatgcagaaacatGTGAGTCTGTTTATATAATGGGATACTGTTCACACTGAGAATGAGCCACAGCTACacacaacatgggtgaatctgaCCAATATAACCTTGGGGGGAAAAAGAGTCAAAAGAGGACGTGCTGTGTGgttctatttctataaaattcaTAAACAGGCAAAACCAGCCTAGGATGTTAGAAGTCAGGATGATGGCtttgagaagaaggaagaaagagattgtGAGTGGAATAGGGGGCCATAGGGCCTCCTGGGGTACTGGAAGGTTCTGTTTCTTGATATTGGTGACAGCTAACAGACATGAACACTTATCAGGCTGTACACTTAAAGTCCGTGCACTTTTCTTTATGTGTATTATACATCATTAAAAACTGTactagggagaaaaagagagaaagccaaACAGTTCCAGTTAGAAGGTTTGCCTagccaaagcttttttttttttttttaaagcaattttaattagaaattacATCCTACATACAGGAGTTATTCCAAGAAGTTTCATTTCATTGTCTAGGACAGAGTGGACAGCTCTGAAAAGATGAAGTCAGCTCCAATCACTTCAGGGGGGTAGGAACCCCCTCTGAGCCTACCAAGTAAACCAAAGTTGTGAAGGAAGTGAAACTTCCCATTAagatgttcatttgttcattcattcattcctgttGCATTAATTCCCCTAGTCTTCACTgactgtctgtctctctcctccacaCAGACATCTATCCACATACGCTGTGTTCCAAATCCAAACTTGATCCACAAGGCATGACCTGGCCCTTTCAGGGGTTCCCGTACCCAGAGGAAGAGACATGCAGACATTTCACCTTGCAACCATACTCCTCACCTTCCCGGACTCCTTTTCGTGATCCTTCTCACATATTTGTCCTGAGATATCCTCTGAGTCCTGAATTGATtactcagggttctccagagaaacagaaccaataagagatagatagatacacagataagagatagatagatacatagatagcaGAAagatgatagatatatagatagataataggtaggtagatagataacaGAAGGATGATAGATGGATATATAGATAgttgatagataggtagataatagatgattgatagatagatagatagatgggggtttattataagaaattggtTTATGTCATTATGGAGGCCAGCAAGTCTCAGGATCTGCAGGGTGAGTCAGCAACCAGGAGactcaggagagctgatggtTTCATTTCAGTCTGAAGGCCTGCAGGCTCAGGACCTGGGAAGCACCTAGGTTTCAGTTTGGATTCGAAAGCAGGAAAAACCTGATGTCCCACCtcaaaggcagtcaggcaggaggagttccctCTTACTCAGCCCTCCTCtgctattcaggccttcaactgatgagatgaggcccacccacactggggagggcaatctgctttactcagtctaccaattcaaatgttcatctcatccagaaacaccctcacagacacacccagaatcaTGTTTGGCAAATGTCTTGGCACCCCAGTCaggttgacatataaaattaactgtCACAACTCTAGAGCATGAATAGCCTTCCAGCTCTAAAGACACAGCTCTCTGTTGGAAGAGATGCAGCCAGGGGCCCTGGCCTGGTCCGTGTCACATCCCATCAGACAAGCTGTCGATACCCCACATACATAGTTCATTTCTTACATATTGTTTGGATTAGTAATCAGTGGAAAAGAAGGCTTCAGCTGCCCACTAGGCCCCCTGGATGGccacatttatcattttaaagaataaaaagaaaagattttagtTATTGCAAAATATATCATACATTCCGGAGAATCTCTGAAACAGTTGAAAGGATAAGGATAAAAATGAACCCCCGTGTACCCCCCCATCCAgcctaaaaaatggaaaatgacctGTATATTGAAGGCCTTTGGCTCCTCCCAATGGCTTTCCACTCTGTCCTCACCTATACGAAGCCACTCTACTGAATTTTGTGTTAATCattctcttgctttttaaaaaacatcaaagtATATGTCTCTAAATATATAGGTTTGCTTTGGCCTGTTTTGAGCCTTTATGAATTGACATATGCTGTGTGTATTCTGTGCAATATGCTTTTTCACACTACCTGAAGTGTTGGGGCCTCATCCACGCCGTCACGTGTAGCCTCAGTgcatataatattctttttggtGGACATGTCCATTGTATGGGCCATGCGTTGGTCTCTTCAACTCTTGGTGCCTGTTTGGGTAACTTCCAGTCCTCTTCTGTCACGGATGAAGCTCACAGAAGTGATCCTGTCCCCGTCTCCAGGTGCACAGGTGTAGGGATTTCTCTAGGGTGGACATGTAGGAGATCAGGTGCTCAGCCCAGTTGTAGAATATATGTCTCTTCGCTTCTCTAGGTAATGCCAAGGAACTTTCCAGAATGGTTATACCAATTTATGCTCCTGCTGGAGGTGATGCAGGTTCCTTATGATgttctccccacctcctttccaTCCAGTCTGGTCTCAGTTAACCACCTTCCCTAGGTGCAGTCACCCCTGCTCACAGGGCAGCCGGCACTTAGAACACAGTGTGGCTGTGATGCCCTCCTACACACTTCGTGCATATGCCGGACAGCGCTTCTCTAGGGTGGGATCCAATATGTGAACGTGTGTCAAATTGCCGTCGCTGTGGGAGAGCCCACATGTTTCAGTCAGACTACTGTGCAGCTGTCTGCTTCAAGGAAAAGGGCTAAATCAAAACCTCAGTGGAGTAGGTGGCGCCCAGGCTGGACTCCAGGGCTGATCTCTTTATGCCCGTGTCAGGACATTCATCCTTGAAATGGATCAGTCGTGCTCTGCCATTTCTCCACGGCCAAGAGCAATGGGTCCCAAGATTGGTTCCATGGAAGATTTTTCACCCCCACCTGAGATCTAGTCCCCAGACAGGAAATCACTGCCCTGCCCAATCTGCCTGGCTATGGAGAGGATGCTTATAAACCATCATCTTTTGTGCTGCCTCTTTCCAACTACAGGTTAGCCTGGGGAGGAAGATAAAGACATTTGCAACCAAGATGGTAATCACGAGTGGAAATGATGAAGACAGAGGAGgccaagaaaaagagagcaaagaaGAGAGTGTCTTGGCGATGCTGGGAATTCTTGGGACCATTCTGAACCTAGTCGTCATCATATTTGTGTACATATACACCACTCTGTGAATGGCCCAGAGGGTGCGCAGGCCTTGCGATGGCCAAAAGAGTCCTGTGTGTCTGCAGATCAGTGACAGGACACTGCGCAAACAAGTGGCTTTGACCTACACACACCGTTCAATCAGATGTACCTTCGAACTTGATAAAGGGTCACCAGAAGAAACCGATCCTGCTGCGAGGATCAGACACTGAAGCACAATGAATCCAGCAAAACTCATTCACACAGCAGGGAACTCAACGCCGTTGGCAGGGGACCCGAAAGGACGCTTGGGAGACTCGCCTTTGACGTCGTCTGGGAGCGGATGGGTGCAGAGGTTCATTATCCCAGGTCGCTGACGGATGTCACATGTTCAAAAAGAGGAACAGGGAGGACGCAGCTCACAGTGGACGCAGCTCATGGTGTGTCTCCCAGGACACGCAGTTCCTCCTAACTCGATGAGCTGTTTGGTACAAAAAACCACAGGGACCATCCTTGGGCAAGCATCCCATTCATCAAAAGTGTCTATTTGATACTGGGAagataacttatttttcttttttcattggcTTGACGTGTGTATCTGTTCATATCGaggtttataaatatatatttttaataaacgtGCTCTATTTTTTAGCATGAACCAGATATTTGGGGAGGCGCTCCTGGATCCATAGAGCTTTCTTTGGTTCTACCTGCTTAAACCCCTAGACTGCAGACGTTCTGTTGTGTAATCACGCTAGTCCTCATTCTGTCATCTTGTATTGTTTACCTTCTCCTCCCTCTAGCTCTTCTCAGTCTGGAGGACGTTTCTCTGTAATACCAGCCGTGATCTTGGTTGGCGCATGTTTTAAGATTGTCTGTCGAGCGGCTTTTTATTGTTGTATCGGAGATATAAAACGATCGTGGGCATGTGGACCTTGGACGTACCGTATCCTTACTGAGAATTATGCATGAACAAGGGCTGAGTGATAGATCAGCTTTAAACAATGTTTTACAAGGACTACCATGGAGGAGGAGCGCGGCTGCATCTGCAGATCGACTGTAGGATGGAGTATCCAGCTTCTTATTGGCAGCATTCTTGTGACCATTTGTTGAGCACATTTGATTTTAATGGCCACATACTATGAAAGATGGGAAGGACAAGGGGGAAAGCTGAGCTTTAGGTGCATCATTCCTTCCTTAATGAGCCGCCTGGGATCCTTTTCAAAGTAGGTGGGGTGTAAATGGCACATGGACTCCCCACTGTAGGAGCTCACCTGGGTGTTTCAGGCTGTGAGGACACCCCTGAGACAGGTGACTTTTACCAGGGCACTAGAAGGGGATGCAATGATCACCCTAG
This region includes:
- the TUNAR gene encoding protein TUNAR, with the protein product MRCSVSLGRKIKTFATKMVITSGNDEDRGGQEKESKEESVLAMLGILGTILNLVVIIFVYIYTTL